The following proteins are co-located in the Solanum pennellii chromosome 8, SPENNV200 genome:
- the LOC107027921 gene encoding uncharacterized protein LOC107027921 isoform X1, with protein MDYNDNDYQSHLAGEDSSKVSSVLHPYALPKFDFDDRFDSLVENEVFLGIPTQEDNHWIEDFSRGSSGIEFSSSATDSCSIPRRNNVWSEATSTESVEMLLKSVGQEDMVPGDTIIEESDAGNELGCLIQPAESSLKLDDRKDDVKNSISATPAVESVEFSGSFSRCERTKIEAIHIVCAPERQEVGPIADGCSGVITEEKLQTEVKSIDENLGEVRTAQSESLPDNYNRKPSIPVTESAIKECVTDSLTASIEILASQHNPTNCHSGNTSGLPSEHHKPVEKQISVSKESSLGDGKTHGCAVDSETCTSNASPPSLAASELEVGKELSTETRMITSGEPCVQRNKCSLTTEGCKKDTSSVEHAEAVFSKGLKDKLQAEGNSKLCENEEASVTENCLDTRDTKNQEGSSKGQTEKVSAMQMSDGLTTSTEKEESNLDGHSPLNLGTSEACTVSEISEPSKQNNGNGINALEGRSNIQETSVSAELVERPVSENVETGNDADRVSEGYACGGDHISLSVPAGSMDICRETFSHVVDVDSTNVDVSGGKDKEEVLPVETEMVGSCVRDDELRSSSVAGESEQISDQGHRSRFESSTLNNQASDVGFDGRNLILGGDPVSGPSLSGSGAIATEIIDHDNKLKSVSVMVGSDHFSGKEEMEAVFSREAEVSTLKESSEGARQLGLLSDDGKDASGDCHMKIKPMIVDQDVLIQDNSNSASHIEQAASAEANIEGPGARAEAAPIVKNQEMEVETVKFGEVGVSFAVEGSSDVIGGLKHDSASVPSYTALSPSEKKKTPSRSRAVVEKVAPLVDTTEIGGEALSTSISSGEKASTKTDRSFTFDVSPLAAGSAKGEADKSIISSQACQPTESELQLKAGDRLHLTSGSKQTDTEIMQKISHGSPLVPDEGTPSGGAKGDRKASRGSGKSGKENPRKGRQSKAINSSKQPDRGDKSCVQFSPSVSVQKIQFETGTGTVERNITKSSGVVSFPTSSLPDLNTTSASVLFHQPFTDLQQVQLRAQIFVYGSLIQGTSPEEACMVSAFGTSDGCRSLWDPAWRACVERIHGQRSRAGNNETPSHSRSEMRNAGPRTPDQANKQVVHQDKVTTSTAGRAGGKSSNSPAVSPMIPLSSPLWNMATPSRDVLSSARGALIDYKALPSMHPYQTPPARNFVGHTASWLPQAPFPGSWVASPQNSSFDTSAQLPALPVTESVKLTPVKESSLSTASAKHAPPGSVAHAGDSGIQSGAFPHDNTKTPVLPAQCSADQKSRKRKKASGTDDRTQKSKIGTSSESITTPVICTQLSNKAPASDDFGLLSSVAVAPLVAHSQTGPTSVPIIGGHFSTSVVIEPPSSSVPKNNSDIPITSAPSSTELSKRVLDLGKKTPTLEYLSKVEEAKLQAEEAAANATAAVSHCQDVWSQLDKHKNSGLASDVEVKLTSAAVAVAAATSVAKAAAAAAKLASNAALQAKLMADEAMIAFGVSNPSQSQAGSFPNIVNNFGSATPASVLKSQDVGNGSSSVLYAAREASRRRIEAASAASRHAENLDAIVKAAELAAEAVSHAGKVVALADPLPLTQLVEAGPDSYWKVSQTLSGQGVKPNKINGDESGSPIVEKTPGIFSKQSEGPSVEEMHPMVPACQTTSVSGNIIEDNMRNEEVIQTPVTSVEKDVRGAKGHSMPEVSKTVAVAAESSHDLVEARGDVASSRMQEGSVVEVFKDSDDGKRAWYSAKVLTLKNGKALVCFTDHQSDEGLEQFKDWVPLDAGSDEPPRIRPAHPVTAMQGGKKRRRAVVKEHTWYVGDRVDAWIDYRWREGVIAEKNKRDETTFSVNFPAYGDTAVVRAWHLRPSLVWKDGEWVEWSRSRHDFLSQGDTPKEKRVKLGNPASEDTGNGLSKKMDPLVPVTNESATLLPLSVTEKTFDIGSNKDDSKPNTLRTMRSGLHKEGSKVFGVPKPGKKRKFMEVSKHYVSDRTAKSNAAHGSAKFTKFLMPQATGTGGWKTNSRTDLKEKQQTIETRRKLPKPSKPSSSARTLKDNSITSTRDASGAEHMVGDAIEYDKNEAQQPNVGNFVSNAEEGVEGVKFRSEALPTNIPKKASTSSNRGEGMKKRIPISNLKSSKVEVKDKMIPEVSEPRRSNRKIQPTSRLLEGLQSSLIISKFPSVSHDRSSRSHSRGASR; from the exons ATGGATTACAATGACAATGATTATCAAAGTCATTTAGCCGGTGAAGACAGCTCCAAAGTTTCCTCTGTTTTGCATCCCTATGCTCTTCCCAAGTTTGATTTTGACGATAGATTTGACAGCTTAGTTGAAAACGAGGTTTTCCTTGGTATCCCCACTCAGGAAGACAATCATTGGATAGAGGATTTTTCTCGAGGAAGTAGTGGAATAGAGTTCAGTTCAAGTGCTACCGATTCTTGCTCCATACCAAGACGTAATAATGTTTGGTCTGAGGCAACATCAACAGAATCTGTTGAAATGTTATTGAAATCGGTTGGTCAGGAAGACATGGTTCCAGGGGACACTATTATTGAGGAGTCAGATGCTGGAAATGAATTGGGTTGCTTAATCCAGCCAGCAGAATCTAGTTTGAAGTTGGATGATAGAAAAGATGATGTTAAAAACTCTATCTCAGCAACACCAGCGGTTGAGTCAGTTGAGTTTAGTGGTTCGTTTTCTAGGTGCGAGAGAACAAAGATAGAAGCTATTCATATTGTATGTGCTCCAGAAAGGCAGGAGGTGGGACCTATTGCTGATGGATGTTCTGGTGTTATTACTGAGGAGAAGTTACAGACTGAAGTAAAAAGCATTGATGAAAATTTAGGGGAAGTTAGGACAGCACAAAGTGAATCTCTACCCGATAATTATAATAGGAAACCATCCATTCCTGTAACTGAAAGTGCAATTAAAGAGTGCGTTACAGATTCTCTTACTGCGAGTATTGAGATTTTGGCTAGTCAGCATAATCCAACCAACTGTCATAGTGGGAATACAAGTGGTCTACCAAGTGAACATCACAAACCAGTAGAGAAACAAATATCTGTTAGCAAAGAGTCGAGTTTGGGTGATGGAAAGACGCATGGATGTGCTGTTGATAGTGAAACTTGTACCTCTAATGCCAGTCCTCCCTCTCTTGCTGCTTCAGAGCTAGAAGTAGGCAAAGAGCTTTCAACCGAAACCAGAATGATTACATCAGGGGAACCTTGTGTGCAGAGGAACAAATGCAGTCTTACTACTGAGGGATGCAAAAAAGATACTTCTTCGGTTGAACATGCTGAAGCGGTTTTCTCAAAAGGCTTGAAAGATAAGCTACAGGCTGAAGGTAATAGCAAACTATGTGAGAATGAGGAGGCGTCTGTAACTGAGAATTGCTTAGATACAAGAGACACTAAGAATCAAGAAGGCAGCTCCAAGGGTCAGACAGAGAAGGTTTCTGCAATGCAGATGTCAGATGGACTGACTACTTCTACTGAGAAAGAGGAGAGTAATCTAGACGGCCATTCCCCACTTAATCTTGGTACTTCAGAGGCATGTACAGTATCAGAGATCTCCGAGCCGTCAAAACAGAATAATGGCAATGGTATTAATGCTCTAGAAGGTCGGAGTAATATACAAGAGACATCTGTTTCTGCTGAACTAGTGGAGAGGCCAGTATCTGAGAATGTAGAAACTGGAAATGATGCTGATAGGGTCTCCGAAGGATATGCATGTGGTGGAGACCACATCTCCTTGTCTGTGCCTGCTGGATCCATGGACATATGTAGGGAAACCTTCTCCCATGTGGTTGATGTTGATTCAACTAATGTGGATGTCTCTGGTGGTAAGGATAAGGAGGAAGTGCTGCCTGTAGAAACTGAGATGGTGGGATCTTGTGTGCGTGACGATGAGCTTAGATCCTCTTCTGTGGCAGGAGAATCTGAACAAATCTCTGATCAAGGTCATAGATCACGATTTGAATCTTCCACATTGAATAATCAAG CATCGGATGTTGGTTTTGACGGTAGGAACTTAATCTTAGGTGGTGACCCAGTGAGTGGTCCATCGCTTTCTGGTAGTGGTGCAATTGCAACTGAAATAATTGATCATGACAATAAGCTAAAGTCAGTATCAGTTATGGTAGGGTCAGATCATTTTTCAGGAAAGGAAGAAATGGAAGCTGTTTTCAGCAGGGAAGCAGAAGTGTCAACACTGAAGGAGTCTTCTGAGGGGGCACGCCAGCTAGGTCTCCTTTCCGACGATGGAAAAGATGCATCTGGTGACTGCCATATGAAAATAAAACCTATGATTGTTGATCAGGATGTTCTTATTCAGGATAATTCCAATTCAGCAAGCCACATTGAGCAAGCAGCGAGTGCTGAAGCAAATATTGAGGGTCCTGGTGCTAGAGCTGAGGCAGCCCCTATTGTGAAGAATCAGGAGATGGAAGTAGAAACAGTGAAATTCGGAGAAGTTGGAG TTTCCTTTGCAGTTGAGGGAAGTTCTGATGTTATTGGTGGACTTAAACATGATTCCGCTTCCGTCCCAAGTTATACTGCACTTTCACcaagtgaaaagaaaaaaacccCGAGTAGAAGTAGAGCTGTAGTTGAGAAGGTTGCTCCCCTTGTCGATACAACTGAAATTGGTGGTGAAGCGCTGTCCACCTCCATAAGTTCAGGAGAAAAAGCTTCCACTAAAACAGATAGGAGCTTTACTTTTGATGTAAGTCCATTGGCTGCTGGTAGTGCCAAGGGAGAAGCTGACAAATCAATCATCAGTAGTCAAGCTTGCCAACCAACTGAG TCTGAATTACAGTTGAAGGCTGGGGATAGACTGCATTTGACATCTGGCAGCAAGCAAACTGATACTGAGATCATGCAAAAAATTTCTCATGGAAGTCCACTGGTACCTGATGAAGGGACTCCGTCTGGGGGTGCTAAGGGCGATCGCAAGGCAAGCCGTGGCTCAGGGAAATCAGGTAAAGAAAACCCTAGAAAGGGAAGGCAATCGAAGGCGATAAACTCATCGAAGCAGCCGGATAGAGGAGACAAATCTTGTGTCCAGTTTAGCCCCTCTGTGTCTGTGcaaaaaattcaatttgaaactGGAACTGGAACTGTTGAGCGCAATATTACAAAGTCCAGCGGGGTTGTTTCCTTTCCAACTTCAAGTTTACCTGATTTAAACACTACTTCTGCATCCGTATTGTTTCATCAGCCTTTCACAGATCTACAACAAGTGCAACTGCGAGCTCAAATTTTTGTTTATGGATCTCTGAT ACAAGGTACATCACCGGAAGAAGCTTGTATGGTTTCAGCTTTTGGGACATCTG ATGGATGCAGAAGTCTCTGGGACCCTGCATGGCGTGCTTGTGTTGAAAGGATTCATGGACAGAGATCTCGTGCTGGAAACAATGAAACGCCATCTCATTCACGCTCAG AAATGAGAAATGCAGGTCCCAGAACTCCAGATCAAGCAAACAAACAGGTCGTGCATCAGGATAAGGTTACTACTTCGACAGCTGGGCGAGCAGGCGGCAAGTCTTCCAATTCTCCTGCTGTTAGTCCTATGATACCACTTTCATCCCCTCTTTGGAATATGGCTACCCCTTCCCGTGATGTGTTATCATCCGCTAGAGGAGCCCTGATTGATTATAAGGCACTTCCTTCTATGCATCCCTATCAGACTCCCCCAGCACGAAACTTTGTTGGGCACACTGCATCTTGGCTACCACAAGCCCCTTTTCCTGGTTCCTGGGTTGCTTCTCCACAAAATTCTTCATTTGATACTAGTGCACAGCTTCCTGCATTACCTGTTACAGAGTCCGTGAAATTAACCCCTGTAAAGGAGTCATCCTTGTCCACAGCTAGTGCAAAGCATGCACCGCCTGGTTCGGTGGCTCATGCTGGGGATAGTGGTATCCAGTCTGGAGCTTTTCCGCATGACAACACGAAGACCCCAGTGTTGCCTGCTCAGTGTTCAGCTGATCAGAAATctagaaagagaaaaaaggcATCTGGTACCGATGATCGTACCCAAAAATCTAAGATTGGCACTTCTTCTGAATCAATTACTACCCCTGTCATTTGTACTCAGTTATCAAATAAGGCTCCTGCATCTGATGACTTTGGCCTGTTATCGTCAGTTGCTGTTGCACCGTTGGTTGCTCATAGCCAGACAGGACCTACATCTGTTCCCATAATTGGGGGCCATTTTTCTACATCAGTTGTCATCGAACCACCTTCTAGCTCTGTACCTAAAAACAACTCTGATATACCAATCACCTCCGCCCCATCTTCCACTGAGCTTTCTAAGAGAGTGCTTGATTTAGGAAAAAAGACTCCAACTTTGGAATACTTGAGCAAAGTTGAGGAGGCTAAGCTGCAGGCAGAGGAGGCTGCTGCAAATGCTACTGCTGCAGTCAGTCATTGCCAAGATGTGTGGAGCCAGTTAGACAAGCACAAGAACTCTGGCTTGGCATCAGATGTTGAGGTTAAGCTAACATCTGCTGCCGTTGCTGTAGCAGCTGCTACCTCTGTTGCAAAGGCCGCAGCTGCGGCTGCTAAGCTTGCATCAAATGCTGCATTGCAAGCTAAACTGATGGCGGATGAGGCAATGATAGCATTTGGTGTGAGTAACCCTTCTCAATCCCAAGCCGGCTCTTTTCCTAATATTGTGAACAACTTCGGGAGTGCCACCCCTGCTTCTGTACTGAAAAGTCAGGATGTTGGCAATGGTTCTAGTTCAGTTTTATATGCGGCTAGGGAGGCGTCGAGGAGAAGGATCGAGGCAGCTTCAGCTGCATCAAGGCATGCTGAGAATTTGGATGCTATCGTTAAGGCTGCGGAACTGGCAGCTGAAGCTGTGTCACATGCTGGGAAAGTTGTTGCGTTGGCTGATCCTTTGCCTCTGACTCAATTGGTGGAAGCTGGTCCAGATAGCTACTGGAAAGTTTCCCAAACACTCTCTGGGCAGGGTGTCAAGCCTAACAAGATTAATGGGGATGAATCGGGTAGTCCCATTGTCGAAAAGACTCCTGGCATCTTTTCCAAGCAATCTGAGGGTCCATCTGTTGAAGAGATGCATCCCATGGTTCCTGCTTGCCAGACTACTAGTGTATCTGGTAATATCATAGAGGACAACATGAGGAATGAAGAAGTTATTCAAACTCCCGTTACAAGTGTTGAAAAAGATGTAAGAGGAGCAAAGGGTCATAGTATGCCAGAGGTGAGTAAGACTGTCGCTGTAGCTGCTGAGTCATCCCATGATCTGGTTGAAGCACGTGGAGATGTGGCAAGCTCCAGGATGCAAGAGGGTTCCGTCGTGGAG GTTTTTAAAGATAGTGATGATGGTAAGAGAGCCTGGTACTCAGCCAAAGTGTTGACTTTAAAGAATGGAAAAGCTCTTGTTTGTTTCACCGACCACCAGTCTGATGAAG GGCTTGAACAGTTTAAGGACTGGGTACCTCTAGATGCTGGAAGTGATGAACCACCAAGAATACGTCCTGCGCATCCGGTGACTGCTATGCAAGGAGGAAAAAAGAGACGAAGAGCAGTTGTTAAGGAGCATACATGGTATGTAGGAGATAGAGTTGATGCATGGATCGACTACCG CTGGCGAGAGGGTGTCATTGCCGAGAAGAACAAAAGGGACGAGACTACATTTAGTGTCAACTTTCCAG CTTATGGAGATACTGCAGTTGTCAGAGCATGGCATCTCCGACCAAGCCTTGTATGGAAAGATGGAGAGTGGGTCGAATGGTCCAGGTCAAGACATGACTTCTTGTCCCAG GGTGATACACCTAAGGAGAAGCGAGTGAAGCTGGGCAATCCTGCTAGTGAGGATACTGGAAATGGTCTGTCAAAAAAAATGGATCCACTGGTGCCAGTGACAAATGAATCAGCAACATTGCTTCCTTTGTCTGTCACTGAAAAAACATTTGATATTGGTAGTAACAAAGATGACAGTAAGCCCAATACACTTCGAACAATGAGGTCTGGTTTGCACAAAGAGGGATCAAAAGTCTTTGGTGTTCCTAAGCCAGGAAAGAAAAGGAAGTTCATGGAAGTAAGCAAGCACTATGTTTCAGACAGAACAGCTAAGAGTAATGCGGCACATGGTTCAGCCAAGTTCACAAAATTTTTGATGCCTCAAGCAACAGGCACTGGTGGATGGAAAACCAATTCTAGAACTGATTTGAAGGAGAAACAACAAACGATTGAAACTCGACGGAAACTTCCTAAACCAAGTAAGCCTTCTAGCTCAGCTAGAACTTTGAAGGATAATAGTATTACATCCACTAGAGATGCTAGTGGAGCTGAGCACATGGTAGGTGATGCAATTGAGTATGATAAGAATGAAGCACAACAGCCTAATGTGGGGAATTTTGTGTCAAATGCGGAAGAAGGGGTTGAAGGTGTGAAATTTCGTTCAGAAGCTCTTCCCACCAACATCCCAAAGAAAGCTTCCACATCATCTAACAGAGGGGAGGGCATGAAGAAGAGAATCCCCATATCCAATTTGAAGTCGAGCAAAGTTGAAGTAAAGGACAAAATGATACCTGAAGTCAGTGAACCCCGCAGGTCAAACCGAAAGATTCAACCAACATCAAGG TTATTGGAGGGACTACAAAGCTCGTTGATCATCTCTAAGTTTCCATCTGTTTCACATGATAGAAGCAGCAGAAGTCATAGCAGGGGTGCATCAAG GTAA